A region of Sparus aurata chromosome 8, fSpaAur1.1, whole genome shotgun sequence DNA encodes the following proteins:
- the rasef2 gene encoding ras and EF-hand domain-containing protein: protein MDRPSLQRLFSACDVDKSGKIEYEDFTVVCRELCVPEAEIKTLFDKFDPDEDGYIDYSSFSSRFQEVSETLDLASFGAGSSQNQSCPWEEFVGGIDAAPVLPESLKEQLADLYQAIHSSANMTLLQQYEEIIHSLVNQSLDNRLECEQLETSLKRAEEMNNSQLTELEEDIQQQLARVEERVREEERKKMEGVLATVQRKHENKVADLRATVDRLLKSQEDSDSNQSKEEVVRLNRQISDLSQENEQLRTSLVQAQTDIAILHTELDKLKNIYADQKAQHERETEDLKRMLLEYQSYSSQINILQETNKKLYDSNDGLRSALASAAKRRLSPQNEIPARRMKPLRQSTLNHSSSEQDPSKMTYSHVATWAEKYLDSGVSLPMDTAESAGSDYDSDDSRSSTETVHRSYSYVPSDVEISEVKSEATVSVAPSRTNSIASSLRRRLSAFSSKPLEADIVESEEPVPMFRLVLAGDAGSGKSSFLLRLTLNEFRGDMQTTLGVDFQMKRMLVDGEKTSLQIWDTAGQERFRSIARSYFRKAHGVLLLYDVTSETSFLNVRAWVDQIQDSAEEKIPMCVIGNKVDLREQLPEGSCVSSLHGEKLAKAYGALFCETSAKEGTNIVEAVLHLAREVKKNVKLRRQSESQVRLSPSNPKKKLNACCGL from the exons ATGGACCGACCCAGCCTCCAAAGACTGTTTTCTGCCTGTGATGTGGACAAGTCCGGCAAGATCGAGTACGAGGACTTTACCGTCGTGTGCCGGGAGCTGTGCGTCCCCGAGGCGGAGATCAAAACCCTGTTCGATAAGTTCGACCCGGACGAAGACGGATACATCGACTACAGCAGCTTTTCCTCCAGGTTCCAGGAGGTCTCAGAGACTCTGGACTTGGCGTCGTTTGGTGCTGGGTCGTCCCAAAACCAAAGTTGTCCGTGGGAAGAGTTTGTGGGCGGGATAGATGCTGCTCCTGTGCTCCCTGAGAG TCTCAAGGAGCAGCTGGCTGACCTGTACCAGGCCATTCACTCCTCTGCAAACATGACTCTGCTGCAGCAGTATGAGGAAATCATCCACTCGCTGGTCAACCAAAGCCTGGACAACAGACTAGAGTGTGAACAGCTGGAGACCAGTTTAAAGCG AGCTGAGGAGATGAACAACAGTCAACTGACAGAACTGGAGGAGGATATACAGCAGCAACTAGCCAGAGTAGAGGAGAGGGTGCGAGAAGAG GAACGAAAGAAAATGGAGGGAGTTCTGGCAACCGTGCAGAGGAAGCACGAGAATAAGGTCGCAGACCTGCGTGCAACGGTGGACAGGCTGTTAAAG AGCCAGGAGGACTCTGATTCCAACCAGTCAAAGGAGGAGGTGGTCAGACTGAACAGACAAATCAGTGATCTCTCACAG GAAAACGAGCAGCTGCGGACGTCTCTGGTGCAGGCCCAGACCGACATCGCCATCCTGCACACAGAGCTGGACAAGCTGAAGAACATTTACGCAGACCAGAAGGCTCAGCACGAAAG agaaacagaggatTTGAAGAGGATGCTTTTGGAGTACCAGTCGTATTCGAGTCAGATAAACATTCTCCA GGAAACGAACAAAAAGCTTTATGACAGTAACGACGGGCTGCGCTCCGCGTTGGCCAGCGCAGCTAAAAGGAGG CTGTCTCCCCAAAATGAAATCCCAGCCCGAAGGATGAAACCCCTCCGACAGAGCACACTCAACCACAGCAG CTCGGAGCAGGATCCCAGCAAAATGACCTACTCTCATGTGGCCACCTGGGCTGAAAAGTACCTGGACAGTGGAGTCTCGCTGCCGATGGACACGGCTGAGAGCGCAGGCAGCGATTACGACAGCGACGACAGCAGGAGCTCGACAGAAACTGTGCATCGCAGTTACTCGTATGTCCCGTCTGATGTGGAG ATATCAGAAGTGAAATCTGAAGCGACAGTGTCAGTGGCTCCGAGCAGGACAAACTCTATTGCATCATCCCTACGAAGACGTTTGTCTGCATTTTCCTCAAAG CCTTTAGAAGCAGACATAGTGGAATCTGAAGAACCTGTTCCGATGTTCCGTCTGGTTTTAGCCGGAGATGCAGGATCTGGAAAGTCCAGCTTCCTGCTGAGACTTACGCTCAACGAGTTCAGAGGAGACATGCAGACAACGCTGG GAGTTGATTTCCAAATGAAGAGGATGCTGGTGGACGGAGAGAAGACGAGCCTGCAGATATGGGACACGGCTGGGCAGGAGAG gTTTCGTAGCATTGCCAGGTCCTATTTCCGTAAAGCTCATGGAGTCCTGCTCCTCTATGATGTCACTTCAGAAACCAGCTTCCTTAATGTCAGGGCGTGGGTGGATCAGATTCAG gactcagcagaggagaaaatCCCCATGTGTGTTATTGGAAACAAGGTGGACCTGCGAGAGCAGCTTCCAGAGGGAAGCTGTGTGAGCAGTTTGCACGGAGAGAAGTTAGCCAAG GCATACGGCGCCTTGTTCTGCGAGACGAGTGCCAAAGAGGGAACGAACATCGTCGAGGCCGTGCTTCATCTAGCGAG AGAggtaaagaaaaatgtcaaactgaggCGGCAGTCAGAATCTCAGGTCAGACTGAGTCCGTCCAACCCAAAGAAGAAGCTAAACGCCTGCTGTGGACTGTAG